Genomic DNA from Dermacentor variabilis isolate Ectoservices chromosome 6, ASM5094787v1, whole genome shotgun sequence:
AACTGCcaccttatttttttctttatttttcccgaGTATGTATAGTTCTTGGGTTTCACACGTATGGTGTACACAAGATTTTCAATAAGGCGCCATTTCCAGAATTTTCCTAACCCGTCCTTTGCTTCAGTCGGCCTTTTCACTTTAGCTGCGCACAAATGCTTTGGCGGAAAGACTTGTTTTATTTTCGATGTTTTATTGCCACTGCAATTTTGTTAATACCTTTGAATACATCACCTAAGCAATTACGCTTTAAAGGGACGTGCGCTGAGTTCGTCCGGCAGGCCCGGACCGGGCCCGGGGCTCGCCGAAGGAACTCAGTGCACGTCTCAACTCAGGGCCGGAGGAACTCAGGCCTGGGGTTTGCAGCCATGGGCATCGGGCCGGAAAATTTGGAGCGTGCAGTGCTCTGATTGTCGCATCAGATAGTGGAGTGGTCGGTGCCACGAGCAGTCACATACATCTCaaataaaccaaaaaaaaaagaaaaaaaagaggagccTTTGTTGTATATATGCTATATAGTCCTTTCTGCACCCTCGAtgctttacgtttttttttcattttaagcGGCATTTGTTACgttatttcttcctttctataGCAGCCTCTTGAGGAGGGATCACGTACTGAAGAGTTTGAATACGAGTGCAATAATGCTGTTTCGATTCGAGCTACTCTATTGTGGATTGAAAAATTTGCGCGTATCAGAAGAAATAAGTCGGTTTCATTCGTTGCTATCTTTCCTCTACATGTTCGTTTTGACGCTTGTTAAAGTAGGAAAATATTCCGTATACTCGAATTCGAAAATTTAGCGACATGGACACGCGCACACGTACGCACGAATGCACgcgcaaagagagagagggagacagagagagagagagagagagagagagagagagaaatcgccAAACGTATCAGTGATTCACTAAACACCCgctgaaaagaaaacgaaaattgtGGAAAATAGCAAAACTAATAAAAACGAATCTTTGAAACTTTCTTATTCCACAAGAAAAACCACAGGTATCCCAATTCTGTAACTACGTCAAgcccacacgcgcgcgcacgcaagcTTGCATGGAAGTGACGCTTCGTTCGCAACCATGGTTGATCCGCAAGCACAGGCTGTAGCTATTTAAACAATGACAGCTGCACGGGTCAGTGACTTTTGCTGAAGCTGCGGAAGAAGGAATATCCGCATGCAGCTGTTAAATTTTACAGAACGGTGCCCCCGACGGTGCACTGTTGAGAACTTCTGTCCACAATACAGCGAAGCGCTGCGATGAATTCGCAGTAACTATCCTTATCTATGTGCACCGTGTTACTCCCCTCCTTCTCTTTGTATCTATTAGTGAGAAATGGCAATACCGTGAAACGGATGGGACTAGGCAGTTATGGCATATAGCGGAGGCACACTGGCGACGTACTATAATAGTAACGAGGGACACGGCTGCGTGACGGTGTCCCTTGTCGCGCTGTTTAACCGTAACTTTAATCAAATTGTGCTAAACTAGAATAGTGATTACGGTCTGTAGTTCGCTCACTGGCTGGTGTGAAATTTTCGGCAGTGACCACGTCGTCACCGCGAGTGTATGAAGTTAGTACTTTAACTTCTTCTGAGAGAACAGTCGCACAACAGGAGAACGTTTCTAACACGTTACCTCAAGCAGCGCAGCTGTTGTTGGATGTGTCGTTGAGTATTCCGGTGTACGTATGGAAGTCAGCAGGTAACTACAATGCAGTGCTATAATACATTTGGCCATATTCaacaaacagaaaaaataaaaataaagggacAGAGAGGAATATCCAACAATGAATTTGCAACCGATTGTTTGCAGTGCATTGGTGTGAGGATTAATATTTTCTGGGGACAAAAAATTCCAAGAGCGCTCTTTAAATGTTTGTCTATAGTTTTTAGTAGCACGCCCAACGTCAGGGATCTTGTTCCTGACCACAGGTCGCGTATACATAGACAGAATATATCTTCACCCACCACCTCGATCGGCATTGACGCTCGgctgcaatcaatcaatcaatcaatcaatcaatcaatcaatcaatcaatcaatcaatcaatcaatcaatcaatcaatcaatcaatcaatcaatcaatcaatcaatcaatcaatcaatcaatcaatcaatcaatcaactatCTGTGTAGCCCCTTTGCATATATGGTATAACAACGATTGAGGTCGAATGCTCCCAAATGAGTGAAAAGTCGTGGTGTGGTGCGAATGATTTAGGTGCGATGATACTCACTGACATCGTTCTTGCCGTACTTCTACCTACCAGTCATCATCGGTGCCTCAAGGTTGGGTTGATAAACGCGTTAATTAATGAGAAAGTCTGCGAGGAATAAGGGAAACCGAGAGCGCTCCATTTCTTGCTAGTTACACTAGTGTGAAACAAACAGACTGTATAGATCTAGAGGAAGCATATAGGGGGAGCTAACCGTTATGTTTAGTTTGAATGCAGAAATAATAtctaaaaaaggaataaaagtgGCAGACAAACAACTGTgctgcaggtgggagccgaaTTCGCGTCTTGCTGCTATGTCTTACTATTCTCTTGTGTGCATATTTCTCGTTATTCTTTTGCTCACTTTCGTCTACAAGCTTTCTGTTCCTTCGTCCGTTCCCTTGCAGTGTAGCGCATGTAGTCGAACGCTTTAAACGATGGCTAAACGCTGCACCTTTGCTTCAATGAAGAACTTTCTCTCTAGCACCGTAGTATTCACAGTGGGATATTTAAAAGCTGGATAAAGTATtgtgcaatgaatgaatgaatgaatgaatgaatgaatgaatgaatgaatgaatgacgcaAATTCGTTTGCAGGTCCGTTGGCAGCCGCTCAAGGTCTAGTCACTCAAGGTATATAAGCCACTTGCAGCCACCATGCGTTCACGTTTCGCGGGTGACCATGAGAGCATTCCAGCAGGTCGTTGTCACGCATACATAAACACATACTAGAGATATGCATGTGTACACGCGCACTCCCGGGAACTTCCTCGGTACCCCGGTGAAGAATCCGGACAGGCGCCCGCATTTACAGCCCGTATACACGGCGGCGCCGAATGCAGCGCGGCGCGTATATACTTCCGCGAAAAGCTTGCGCGACGGCTCTTGCGTTCTACGTGCACGACGCGGCTTTGAGGAAACGTGCCGTGAGCGACAGCGTAATGCCGAGATTGACCTCCAAGAGTGTCCGTGCGCACGCGACCGAGCGCGTGCGCCCTGCAGAGGCGGGGCTGTACACGGTTTGCTTGCTCGGATACCATGCACTGTCATTGTCAGTAGAGTCGCGGAAAATAAAGTAAGTGTGGTTGCGCGCGCGGCACTCTCTTCTTATGTGTGCACGTCTGCGTGTGCTGCGACATGCTCTtggtagtcttttttttttctctttccttgttCTTGTCCTTTTGCCAAAAAGTGTAGCTACCGCGCGCGCTCGAGATCCCTTGAATAGCTTTGAAACGAAGTCAGCGGCGGAGAGCGTCGACTACGCAATTTTTCTCTCCTCCCCGTCGGAATAACTATGCGCCGGGTAGACAGTGAAAAGCTGTCATGCGGTGACAAAGAGAGTGCGATGTATGGACGCCGGAGTTATATTTACGAGGTATACGAGAGGCGACCGCTAACTGCCTTGTATATATACAACTGAACTCCTGGCCATCGTTTTTTCTTGGCACACCGGAAGAAACATTTCTGCACTGGCAACAAACCGAGTCGCTCTGCGAGAACAGGCGCACGTTGGCATGCGCGCTTGCGCTGACGTTGTCTTCCTGAAATAACCGCAGAACTAGTCCGATATagtaccgcgcacgttcccctcTTGTTGGAGCTTTCAGTgggcgtgtgtgtttgtgtgtgtttctttttttttctcagctcgTCTCTCGTCGACAGTGGCATGCGTGACGTCATGCCGTATGCGAGAGGAGTTGGTTGCGTCAGCACCACAGCCGCAGACGGTCGGGCTAAAGTGACACCAGACAGGAATGTGTCACGCAAGAACGCAGAAAGAATGCGTCACTTCTAGTGGCCAAGACGAGGACAACTCAAGTTCGAGATGGTCAGACTGCAGAAGCGGGGATGGGTCTCTAAACGGGCACGCAACACGTAACTCGATCATCATAGGATCACTAAAGCTGAAAATGTCAAGAAATGAAGCGCCATTTAAGTCGAGCACTCCACAACTATCCCAACCGTCGTTGAGTTTGATCAACAGTGCGTGTAATAATATTATCACAAGTATAAACTATATACCGGTGCTGCAATAGGGTATAAGGATTGTTTTTTTACTTCTTGATGCTCATTACGACTGCACTTCGAGGACAAGTGTCTTCCTGCTTTGCGCGTGTCACTGGAATGTGACCCCCGCGGCCGGGAAGTCTTTAACCCGCGATATTGTGCCCATGAGTAGGCCACCGTAGCCTTTTAGCCACGCCGGCGTGTTAGTTACGTGTAGAAATAACGTAAAAGTTATCATTTCGCAAAGCCAAATAATTTCTTCAAAGTGCTTCcgttaaaaaagagaaaaaggttGTACAGATCTCACACATTGTGGGAATCGGTGTCATGCGAAGCATATTGCATTTAGCTGGCCGTCCATCAACCTGTGGTCGGGACAATTTTTCAAGAGTTTGCCAGATGGACCAACGTGTTTGCGtaaagaggaagctctagctcggacccaactccgactcggcctattcaaatacacgtaaaacgcaaaaacgtttttctgagataacccccgaaccgattttaatcaaatttgttgcatttgagagagaaaattacattctaatgactgttggtagcggaatttcgatttaggtccttaattttgttaaagagattttcaaatattcgacagtttgaaaaaaaatagaagcgcgaagATTATAAACTCATAGCTCTGCATtaaaaacagatattgcggttctgtaaacggcacccattagatcattcaaagcggacaaattcgatatgtcattttgcatattacgtgaatttgttaagtTGGTTACAAGGTTTCTGCAAatgttgtatttccatattactaatttttttttatattcatgtgtaacatatcaattttgtccgctttagatgtgctactagatgcaattcacggaattgtattatcattttttgttgttgagttacagtgttgtaaacttaatagtttcgtCTTTCGAAAATTttaaatttttgccaatttttaataaaaaatgacgacctaactcaaaaatttgaaaccaacagtcactagattgtaagtttttcttttaaatgcaacgaacctcgtgaaatttggtgcagttgttaccgagaaaaatgaattctccttttgcatgtatttagataggagcacccgagctaaagcttcctcttaagcaagcAATTGTGTGTGTGACACGAGCTCCTGTGTGTGATGACAgaaggaagacgaagacgacggtatgacggcggcggcgttacgtcagctctctctctcttttatttatttacttttttatttaggAAACGTTACAACCTGTTTTGTTACGACCTAGGCCGACCCTAAAGACGGTCcagtctaacacagcgtctcaaagcgtaAGCTGCCACGGGgcaagaatgggagaaactgaCCTGCTCCTGCTCGTgacgatggagagagagagagagagaaaaagagagagagtggTAAGTAAGCCTTTGGCTGAACGCAAACTAGAGCGCGCGCACGCACCCTAGCTCGTGCTATGTGACGTGACGCAAGTGCCAGTCCTCTTAAAGAGCTGTTGGCACGAGAGAAACAAGCGCGACAACGTTGCCTAAGGGTTAGAACATTGTGCTGCTGTGCTCGTCGTCGGAGGTTCGATCCCACGTTCGGACGCTAGAATTTTCCTTTAAGAAACGAGGCGAGACGTGGATTTTGCCTACCTACCTATACCGCCAAGCATCTGGGATGAATCaaataatgcttcgcattaaaagagaTGACCGCCAGTCAACACACTCTTAAAACAATGTTTACACCCGTTGGGTCGtttcttgtcccacaacgataatcgtcatctgtcacctttctttaacgctgcgagcccggtacttccaagaaCGGCTTGCgggttatcagcgtgacacagcattcttgacAGAGAAGTAGCGAGCTCTGacttttcgagaaaggaaacgcaagcgaggcagatgacgattgttgttgggGGACAagccccaaaaggtgtaaacttttgTAAGAATGCAGTGCATTCGTAATCATGAAATATGCAAATCACTTCATGAGCAAGAACACCCTGTTTTCAGCCTTGTTATTTCAATCGATGAAATAAAGCCGACGAAGGGTCGAAGCTCTGAGCGAAGTAGTCGACGCCAAAGTTTAACTTCTCCGACGTGCATTGAGTACTGGCAGGGCGCAAACCAAGTTCCTTGGGTCAACACGTATGGCGTCCGTAATCTCCTGGGTGTATGCGCATTTAAAATGCAATAATCACCTATCTAACCAACGTCTTATACAAGCTGCAAACACTTGAACTGCATGGACGCTCACAATAAGAGACGAAAATTGCAATATTATAGTAGCCTTCAGTCACACGTTGTTATTTGTgcttattaaattaaattatggggttttacgtgccaaaaccacgctctgattatgaggcacgccgtagttggggactccggaaatttggaccacctggggttccttaacgtgcacccaaatctatgtacacgggtgtttacgcatttcgccctccatcgcaatgcggccgccgtggccgggattcgatcccgccacctcgtgcttagcagcccaacaccatagccactaagcaaccacggcgggttgttcgTGCTGATACGATAGACATGAGTGAACTGGAAACGTTCAGGCCTCAATGCTGGGCAGGACCGTTTCGGATGATGAGCATCCGTTTTCCGTCGCTGAGAAGTCTGGAAGTATCGCCGGTTGCGGACCACGCGACGAACTGCATCAATGAGTTACCACATGAGCGTAGGTCACGTGGACGGGTTATTGTTTATTAAGTGATGTAATACCTGGGAAGGTTGGTCATGGGCACATAAATATCACCAATAACTCCAGGCGAAGAAAAAGTAAGCGACGCAACAAGTTACAACATCCTCCGATCCGGTGCGGATCACGTGCGATGGAGCAGGTGCACAATAGCAGTACGCCTGTCTTGCTATCGGCGTTCGCGAGAACTGTACACCAAGCGGACAACGTGCTTATGTTGATTAGCAGAAAGACGCAGCCTTATCCTGAAGTTTACGTAAAGGTGTGTGTCTGACCAAGGCTGCCGATCGTTTTTCTGGTGGCGTCCTTGCGGCATTTCTGGCGTAAATTAAGCCGTGGAGAATGACGAAGACAGTTACCGTCGTCTTCCGCAGCTATAAAGTCCTTATCAAGTCGTCGGATCAATACTCCATGGTCGCGGGCGTCAGGTCTGGTCACGCGCTCGCAGCCTTGCAGTCGAAAGGGTGCGAAGAGGTTCGAAAGTTTAGCGTGACGGCCGTAACGCTTTAGAGACCTCAAAATTCCTGCGTCAACACTTGCGAGTGATTATAATGACAAATACCTCAATTTGGCACGCCTGCGTGTTCGCTTGTCCTAGATGTCGTAAGTACAGTAATTTGTTCCTGTTGCCTGTAAGAAATGACTAACTATTTGCCTTCATTGAAATAACTCTGGTGTAAACGATGTAATGCACAGGTTTTATTTCACGGCTGTGGAGAATACTTTGATTCACTGGCAGTGATATATTTGTCTTGCGCGGCCAAACAACGAGGGGGCAACCAGTGTCTCAGCCGAAACCCCTCAACCTTTCTTCGCCGTATTCCAACATTCAAACATTGCTGTGCAAGAAGCATCTCGTTGCGTGTTGACGTGTCAGCTGCTGACAGACTTCTGTGATATGTGTTGAGCAAACACAGCCTTGCAGGATTGACCTGTAGAGTGAAACTGATGACGCGATATGGCGGGTGAAAATATGGTCGGATGATATGACCAACGGTTACAGTAGGCCAGTAACGTTGACCTATAGCGTTTGAGCCGAAGTTAACGTCAAGTTCCACATATTGTGAGATTGTAAACCTTAGAAAAGTGCACACGTATTTAGCTTTGAAACCTTATTAAAGAGACCTTAGAGTAACTACTAACATTTACATACAGTACCGACAGACTACTGCTTTCATGATAAAATATTGACCGAGGCCGTCATTTTAGAATTTACAAGTCGGTGTGTGAGATGTGAGATTCCTCACTTCATTCTCACAATGAATGTCATTGGAAGCAGAGTAAGAAGAAATAGCGTACACGAACAATAGTAAAGCACCATTGCACGTGAAATGTTTGGAAGCCGACATCGCAGCGAATACTGCTGTGTCATCCAGTGTATAGTACAAGAATTGAGTTGAATTATGCGTAAATATATTAGCTACAAGTATGCGTGATTCTCCAGGCTAAGCTACAGGCTCGCGCCCACTCACATTTTCTCAGAGAGGTAGTAGCACTTCGTGATGCATGCAGTTTGATTTTATGCTTCCGTCCATTATAGTTGCGTGCTTAATTCAGAATAAATAAGCACGTATCACCTACGGAAGCGgctgacaaaaaataaataaatagaaatacgTAAATGTGTAACCTGCAGGAACGTGACGGTGCTGCCACCTCGCACTGGAATGGCAAAACAACGCGAGTACCATGTTCACAGACGTCACCATCGTTCCGGGCCCTCCCAATTCTACATTTTATGCCTGACGTCGGCATTGCATGAAGACGCGTGCTTCCAGTTTATTCTGAACAAAACAGGCAAGTGTAATGCGCCCAAACAGGGTGTTACACTGTATGAGCCACAAAATACCATGTGAGAGCGAAATTCGAACGTGAACGGTATACTGTGATTTACAGTCGGAAGAATCATGCACAAAAGACACTTTCACTTAATTAGCACGCGTAATAAGACGGGTGCGCGTCACCGCTAAGGAAACGCCCGCTGGTGCTGCGCGCGATAGATCGATGGCTTATGACCTGCCTTTTCGCGAGAGTATTCGTAAAAATTTGCCATAGGCAGTATAGGCACCCTGTGCGTTCAACGCATGCTGAGCTCGCAGAACTTCTTCGCAGTCGATGCACTCGTACACAACGTGTTCAGCGCTTAAGGTAGGGGTTCTCGAGGAAGTCGAGCATGTAGATGTATCCGAGAGAGTAGAGCTTCCTCCGGTTGCGCAAGTTCAGTGGCGGGTATTCGGCGTCCGCCTTGTACACCTTGAGGGTCGGCTCGGCTTCGGCTTCGGCCAGAGTGTCCTCTTCCAGGCTCAGCGCGGCGTTACGGCCGAGGTAGGCCGGGTAGTCCGGCAGGCGCACGTACGCGTTGTGCTTTTGGCGGAAGCTCGAGCTCTGAGCCGTGAGTCGCTCGCGCCTCCTGTGGTGCACCTGCAGGATAAAGGGACATTTCGTTTAAGCTCTTCGTGTTGAAATAGCGTGAACCTCGCGACTATCAAACCCCAACGAAATTTCTATAGAAAATGTTGAGGTTATCTGTGGCGGTACAAGTGGGAAGCATACATACAGAAGGATTCGCCAGGGAAAAGAGTGCTATAACGCCGGAGGAGTAGATCTCTTAACTTAAATCTGTTCCCGCAGTCTCTCTCGTATAAGCCTCTCACCCGATTCACTGTTCTTCATAAGGTCCAAGAGGACACGAGAAAAGGAGCAATAGGAAAACCTTACTGTACGTCGGGCTAGCTATAAGGTAATTGCCTACACGGCCATTACTGATGTCTCACACATTAGCGACTTCATAGACTCCGTGCTTCCTGGACAGGACAAGCACGTATCACGGACACACCCACAAGGGGCTTCTTTTCGGTTATCCATCCAGCTATTTCTACAAATGAGCTGCCAGAACGTCCGCAAGTGGCTTTCAGTAGTTTCAGCACCGCCTTAATACGGATTATGATGATTGTGACGGTAAGGTCTCGGGGAAAGAGTTCAACCTACCGGCAGGTGAGGCTGTGGCGGCAGAAGCACCAGtggtcggtggtggtggtgaacggCGTGGTGCAGGTGCTGCACTGTGACGTATGTCTTGTGCCCCGGTGCCCGGGCAAATGCGGGAATGTGTCCCGTCGTGATGAGTACCGGCACATGGTGGTTCGTCTCCCTGTGGAGCTGGTAGCCGTACGAAGTGCTAATCGAGGAGGCGGCTGCGTGATGACCTCTCGGAGTGCCAGCTGCAGCTCCAGGCGCGACGGTGGCGCCTCGTGCCACCTTGACCGGCGGGTGGTGGATGACCACGTACGTCTGCACCTCCTGCGAGAGACAAAAGGAAGGAAAGACCGCGCTTTATTTAATATGCCGAGTAAGGCGGACGTAACAGcactcagcacaatgcgttggcgggctagttggtgcgaatccacgAATCCAtgaaaacaacagacacaagaaagacgacaggacaagacgccttgtcctgtcgtctttcttgtgtctgttgtttcgCGCTCAAAAAAGTATTCATGTAATAGGCGACAggacaaagcgccttgtcctgtcgtctttcttgtgtctgttgttttgcgctaaaaaaaaagtattcatgTAACAGCACTCCTACGCTCGAGCGACCACAGGGGCCTGCCAACAGGGGCTGTCGGAGTCACTGAGTTGATTGACTTATTTTAAAGATCCCGCGGGACTTTTTCGTTTTCGCAAAGTACGATGACAAGTGTCTGAGCAGCAAGGAGGAACACCCCCAAGTCTGATGTCCGAAAGCACTATAGCGTACTAACGTAACGGCGCTTTTACCGTATTTAACTGCTTGCAGCCTGGTCTTACTCGCTTTAATTTGGCAAGGACTGTGCTCACGTTCCACCGACGTGCAGACTATGCTTATATTATTACGCCATgacgaagagagaaagagcgagagagacagaagaaaggggaaaggcagggaggttaaccagatgggaagattcggtttgctaccctactctggggagaGAGGCGAGGA
This window encodes:
- the LOC142586299 gene encoding uncharacterized protein LOC142586299, giving the protein MALTTAFLALQDPKALVQAHAHPAREVQTYVVIHHPPVKVARGATVAPGAAAGTPRGHHAAASSISTSYGYQLHRETNHHVPVLITTGHIPAFARAPGHKTYVTVQHLHHAVHHHHRPLVLLPPQPHLPVHHRRRERLTAQSSSFRQKHNAYVRLPDYPAYLGRNAALSLEEDTLAEAEAEPTLKVYKADAEYPPLNLRNRRKLYSLGYIYMLDFLENPYLKR